The following is a genomic window from Branchiostoma lanceolatum isolate klBraLanc5 chromosome 10, klBraLanc5.hap2, whole genome shotgun sequence.
AGACTGGTACTGATAGTGTACAAAATTTTTAGTAGTTACTGTTACGTTTATGagggttagacattcaggttaacaatatataaagggaattcagactctacaactggataagaattcggagatttatttccggacgtttcgagtgacatccatcactcttcttcagcgtcactagttACTGTTACATGTTAAAATCAACCACGTGCGGACGAGTTGTCTAAATTCTATCAGCAAACAAGGCCATTATGTTGCAGCAACTAAGAAGGTTCTTGCAAGTGAAATggaataaatgaagaaaaaacaactctCAAAAGACCTTTCTGTTCTACGTACCCAGCAGTTTTTAAGACAGTGTACATGAAATTAAGACATTGGAAAAGCATTACCGTACACACTcatcacatctgcttgaagatatagCGGTACAAAATGACGTAATTGTCACGTGACGGAGAGGGTGGGAAAATGGAGCAGATGTGAAGTTACCCTCCGCGGAGGTAGTTTGCACGATTGGCGATAATGTGGACATAATGGTGCTCCCTTCTCCGCCAGTTTTGCATGAGAAAAAGAGGGTCGTGGGAACGCCGTAGTAGCGGTAGGACGACAATGGCGCACCAACAGGTTTCCTCAGCATCACAAAGGAATTCTCGCACTCAGGGGACGTGGGAATGGTGGGAAAGAAACTGTTGTCGCGAGAAGACAACGGAATTTCACAAAGCCTCGCGCAGGGCACGATTGTGAAAGGCTGACGATCATTATTTAGGCACGCGACCAAACGTCGTACCCCTGTATTATAACTTGCACACCGATGGTAAAACGAATGCCCAGGAAATGACATCAGGTACTCATTAGAAGTCACACAAACCAGCTGCATACGTCATAATCAGACGACTTTTTTTTCCTCCACACTGTTACAAAAGGAAGCCACAAAGTTTAGACCTCAGAAGGGGATTGAGAAATCGTGGCAAAGTTTATCGTCCTAGATCTCCCCAGCATGACAAGACTGGTAGATAGCGATAACTATTTCCAGTCGTAAGGGTTGACTCGTGGCAGGTGGCGAGGAAGGTTGTAAAAAACAGGTTAGAATTTCAGACACGCGTGCCGTGCGGCCCAGCGCATGTCAAATATTTTCGTCACCAGAAAGACCACGGTTCAGGCGCTGAGTCAAAGCGGTGTTGTTTGACCCGTGGCCCGCCGGACAGAAGAGGGTTCACGCCGAGTGTGGGAAAAGCAAACTTTCCTACAAGTCAGATCGGAAAGTCAAACGATCACCTTTCAATCAAACAGTGTGTAAATGCTCTGCATACAAACGCGGCTTGTCGGACTTCAGCCCTGTCGCCTCGCGCCTGAGCCGCTGCTATCTTCGCGCCAAACTTTTCTGTCAACAACAGATTGTGCAAACGACAGCGCGGCTGCGGAATGCGTCCCCCCATTTACACCAGCGAGTCGTTTGCTCGACAAGTGTTTTTCTTTCTGTCGATAAAATTGTCACCCTGATGCCAGAGGGAACCCGTTCCCACGGCCTTGGCGTCAGTTGACGAAGCCCAGAGCTCTCGAGCGCGACTGGAAATGATTTGCAACTGGCTTTTGTGATCGAATCTTTTGATTTCTGGCCATTTCGCGAGCCTCCAACTACCTCAGGCAACTTGAACGCGTTCATATCCGGATCAATAAAAACTGCACCGAAATTCAAAAGGATACTACCTGTCAAGATTAAACAATGTAGGGGAAACTTATTATAATGCCTCTAATTGTTCCCGCACTAGAGTTATAAACTACAGTAATGGTATACCTCGCGCCATGGCACGCGACCTTATGCTAAACTCCATCTTCACAGATGAGTTCCGTATGTACCACCGGAAACCAACCGAGGCGGCTGTTTCACGAAACCCAGCCGATCCTTTCCGGAAGCAGCCGGGGCGAGTGCCTGTCATCCCGCCGGGAAGGGCGAAGGAAACCCGATAGCGGGATTTGGTCGGAAGCCAGGTAGAAAGCGGACCGCCGTGTAGGGCCAGGCGGTGAACGCGTGTCCCACCTCCGCCCGCGCCCCAGCGTCTGTCGCACGCGTGCCGTAGACAGCTCCTGACACCCGGTAAGGGATTGAAGCCATAGACACGATCGCTATCACTGCCAAACCAGGTAACGGGAGAGTTTGGTACGGCACTTTTTACGAACGCACAACGTCGCGGTGGACCCCGTTATTCACCTACATCCATAGCAGGTGCACCTCCAAGTTTagtgcagaaaaaaatatatatagaaGAAAAAACTCACCTCAAAGAGAAATGTATGGTAAAGTCATGATCCTCAAAAATAATAAACACTTGTTGGATTGAGGTCCGGTATCGCCCGACACACTCAATAACTCACGCAAAAAAGCTGATAAAACAAACTTTCAGTGATTTCGTTTGATGCAATAACTATCATACAAGCAGACCGTTTCTGCAATGTTAATAAACGAATATCAGTTTTGCTTGGGAACGTAGGGTTGTAGGAAATTGCATCCCTGGCCCTAATCCTGACCATAATCTTGAGAACACACAAGTTTTTGCTACGTgcgcgtttttttttttttttttttactccacCTTGTATTTTATGAATGTATGTTGTTGGGCGGTAAATCGTGCTACTccatttcccgccaaaacttTTAATCGCTTGTGCTCGGGGGCAAATTGGCGGAGATACGGTAGGTCTGTTTCGGCATTCTCCCCGTGGGAACACCGCCAGGGGCACTTATGGCGCTGCTTGACTCTTACCCCGGCGTGTCACCCGCATTCCTACAGCCACTGACTCAAATACACCCGTAAGGCATTCGCACAGAACACGGTTCTTTCGTCTCCACAACCCAACCATACATGTCAGTCGTCGGATTTGTGGGACGCGGCGTACGCACACACGATTGTTTTGTGACTTTTCAGCACAGCCATATACCATTTAACATCTTATCAGCACCCCTTGTTTACATTTGCAACCCTTGTTTACTGTACGCGACGGACAGGACTTGGGGGCGGGGTTTTCCCACACTCCAGCCAGCCGCAGACAAAAGGCCCGGCACGTGCTTAGCGGGATAATAAGCCTGCCACTTTGCGTCCGCATGCCAACAGATGTCAACTGTCAGAGGTGGCCATGCAAGAGTGATTGGCATTACAACATAGCGGACCAATGGCGAGCCACTACGTCACACGTGCAGTGACCTCAACCAATGGGGCGCCCTTattttccaacatggcgacgCACCTCTTCCCTCCCATTGGCTGAGCCCGCATGAATGTAGTGTGGGAACCGGTCGCCACAGAATTTCACACGAGCACAGAAGGATATAAATACAAAGCAGAAATCTCTGTTCCCACACTCGCCACACGACCGTCCTTTGAGCAGTTGATCGCAGAACGCCGCTCGCAGTCACGAAGTTTCATTCCTACACATTCGCCGGACTTTACTCGGAATAACTCCAGACCGTACCGATATGCCTGCCGAGAAGGTTGTAGACAAAGCCCGTGAGGCAAGAATGGAGAGCCGCAAGGTATGTATTTGTGTACCGCACAACTCTACTTCAATACCCGAAGTTTTGGGTGGTAGTTTCTCATTGGCCCATTGACTATGATCGAATTTTGTACTTCTAGTTAGCAAATCCATATGCGAAGTGCAGACAATGTATCTTACCATGTTTTGCACCTTTTTCAACAGTCTTCCAAGCCAATCATGGAGAAAAGACGCCGTGCCCGTATCAATGAGAGTCTGACTGAACTGAAGACCCTCATCCTTGAAGCACTGAACAAAGATGTAAGTACACATATCGTCTTACAATTGATGGATTTTTTTGTAATATTCAAATTTAAATCAGTGCAAAAGTTTCTCATGGAAGAAGTATATGAGACCACAGTATATTGACCAAGTCTTTGATGTTTGTATCTTGCAGAGCTCCCGTCACTCAAAGCTGGAGAAGGCTGACATCTTGGAGATGACTGTCAAGCATCTTCGCAACCTCCAGAGACAGCAGATGGCGGCCGCCGTCTCCACTGACCCCTCCCTTCTGGGCAAGTACCGCTCCGGGTTCTCCGAGTGCATGACCGAAGTTTCCCGCGTCATGGGCTCCATGGATGGTGTCGACACGCAGGTGAAACAACGTCTGATCAACCACCTGGCGACCCATCAGCCGGCCACGAACGTCATGACGTCCGGGGTGTACGCAGGGGTTCACCCGTCGGCATTCCCGCACGTCCAGCCCGTGCAAGTGCAGGTGCCAGCCTCGGCGTCGGTTCCCATGCAGAGGGTGCAGCTGTCCCCGGCGCAGGGTGCGTACCCCCAGGCCATCCAGACGACCATGTACGGCGGGATCCCCGTGGTGCCCGGCCACTTCGTCGGCGGAGAGCCGGTGGCGGTGCTCCTCCCCAGCGGGCAGACCATCGTCCAAGCCAACGGACAACAGCAACAAGTTGTTCCCGTGCAGTACACCAATACAGCCGTTGTGTCAGCCGCGCAACCGCAAGGACTTTCCTCTCTCTCGCAAACCATGATGCCCAGTCATCCAGTCCCGACACAGGCGGCTACCGTACCCACCAAGGCCGCCGTCTCACCCGCGCCCATCCCCGAAGAGAAAATGTGGAGACCGTGGTGAAAAACGAACTGAAAAAGACTCTAAATATTGTACATTCCACTCGTTAAATGTACTGAAATCCGTACATCACTTACTGTACAAATGATTTCTATTGTGTATATACAGAAAACAATGAATTGAGAGAAATTAATGAGATTGCAGATATattttatatgatatatatatatatggacgTATGTTAAACATACAAAgtttctatatgtacatgtgttggtCTTTTGATACTGATGTATTAAATATGGTATGAAATTAATCTTTTGTGTGCGACTATTGAATTAGGTAGTGCAAGTAGGTAGTGTGTTATGATTCCTAGTACTAGTAACAAATAAGACGATTCCCTCTATCAAAGGCCCTAGCAAGCTTGTTTCAGACAATAGGAAATGGTTGGGAAAGTATAGCAGGAACCCCACCCTTCAGAAGCGGTGACATATGAAAGTATAGAAGATAATTGTCCCCAACCTTAGCCCAAATGTCACGACACTACTATAGCTCGCCGCTAGCAAAAGAATTTTGGCATAATAGTCATCGCATCCGGAAACACGGCAAATCTAAAAAGAGAAGCGTGCCCCATTCTAAAGCTTTATTCATAAACATAACAATGGGCGACGGCCGTATCAAATACTGGCGTCGTCCACTAGAAGCATTCCCTCGCAGTGTCCAACACGCGACTGTGGGAAAACGGCTGGTAATAGCTTTGGAATGTAAGCATCTTATGAAGGTACAATAGTCGAGAAATAGTTTGGAATTCCTACGGCGTTTGGACGTTTTGTTGTTGTCGTACTGAGCTGAAAGAGTGTATCTCTCTCAATTTTTCCATCCTAAAATGTTTTCCAAACCGCCTAACTGAAACAGGAAATACAGAAAGaagttatcttgtatcataTGATCATATGCTCCGTGTGCAAGAAATTAGTGGTTCATGATGCCAGCTTTTCCCTATTTTTCAACGCAGATAGCACTTGTTGTTCGCTGTTTCCAACTCCCTTGAGTGCTTGACAATTTCCTGCATGTCTTTTACAAGGCTACAGAAACAGCGGGGCTTGTTTTTCGGAACGTCCTTGTCCGGGCGGTATCTCACAGTTCGTCTCTCTCTGTGGAGTGTCTGTCAGTGATTCATCGGTACGCGTATGCCAGCCGCCGGGAGTCCTGTGGGGCGCGCTGCCGTGGGAAAATCACTGGCGTGTGCGACCTATGGCTCGGGGCGGCCACGGGTCACAGGCGCTGTTTGAGGACGCTCGGGCGCGCCCAGCCACGGCTCGCGGGCCATATCAAACAGACACCCCGCGGGCGTACGTCAAGGTCCCCCAGGGCTCAACCAAACGGTTCGTACAATAGGGGTGGAGGGAGGTGCAAGTTTTTCTATATAAtccatatttttgtattccatCTACCATTGATAGCTTACCTGATAAAAAGTATCATATACACATAGCTTGAGTACGAAAATACTCACTTAACACTTTTATGTTGTTATTATAACAGTTTAGATTTATTTCGAATATAACACACCCCTAGAAAATTTTCGTGCGTGGTCCCTTCCACTAAAATACCGTAGCAATAGTAGCATGTCTGTTATTCTATTTGTTTGTATGAGTGCGTGGGTTTGCGTGTGAATAAACCAATGACATACACATTCACATACCGGCTACTAAAGGAACGTGAAactacaaaaagaagaaaatagttAGATACCATTGCATATccaaaatctaaaacaaaatcTGAAGAACAAAGGATGTGTTTCATGCACACCCAAGGTAAACTTTAATAGGGAAGAAAgtagactaatctccaagcagatctacacggtgccaaaaatcgtatatgatagccagagaagctccagtcagccagagaagcggctacggtgcggactggagcttatctggctgactggagcttctctggctagcatatacgatttttggcaccgtgtagatctgcttggagattaaaagtaGGCAACTTCTGGACCAATTCCTTATTCCAACTACTAGTTACTATCTTCTCAGTACTGATTCTATATGCCCGTGTCAGACGGAAGCGATTTTTTATTTAGCTCGAGGATCATCAAATAATTGCTTCCGCAAAAACAAGAGGTGTCAgacgaaacaaacaaataaacaaacaaacatcctcAAAGAACAAACTTTATCTTTGGTAATTCAATCAATGGTGAAATATAAACGTAATGGTAACCTTTTTTCTATCTTCAATTTCCTTGAgagtagatgtagatgtagatagcCTTTTTCAGGATAGCTATAGAGGCTCTTGAAATGAATTTATTCATGATTGGAAATGTGTATTTATTTCTGAAGTTTGCATGTAACCAACATCATGTCCCGGTGCTAACATTGCACATCCGGTTTGACAGCGAGACCTccctgaaagaaaagaaaaactttgGACTTCGTAAAGCATTGCAGACATATGATCAATTATTGTAACTTATATATGACTACTAATATACATGGCTCATTATGATTATTTAACAATCTTTCAATATCAGATAATGAATTGAAAGAACTTGACCAGTTGTCGTTACGATGTTAAATATAGGTTGTCCGCTGCATTCTAAACATTGCATTGTTTACGTTGAAAATCTCAAAGTTTGTGCGCTATTATGGGGGAGGCCACACATTTTTTTACGCAATGGGTAGCTAGATCCtccctgcatctgcttggaaattagagTAGAGCCCTGGGTCTCGAGTTTACCAATTAGCGCTGTAGGCATGCCCCTTCTGTCTCAGTTATAAGGTCACACATATATCACTGTCATAGCTTCTACCACCCAACACGAGACTAGCATGGTAATAATATTGGCTTATTTTATGTCAATAATCATTCTataaaaagtaaaagaaaaaccCTGCTCGCTATGCGAGACGGTAAAGTAAAATATTTACCGATCCTAAATGTATAGCTTTGAGGAATGCAGAAATCCTTGACCTCAATAGGAATTGAACTAGAAAAATGCCCTTTATGGATTGGTATGCGGTCGCTTGTGTTGGTCTTTATGATATGCGTGTCACGGTGTATGGTCTGAAGAAGGGGAAGCTATGGAGAGTAGTTAGAACAAATGGCAAGCCTCCTGTCTATCGTCATCACTGTGAAAGAGACAAGAATAGCTTTTGACTATCTAACATCAAAGACAGAGAAAGGGCGTTCGTTTGGTCGTCATGGCGACAGTTAGGTGATCGCCCGTGGTGGTCCGTGTCGACCGCAACCCAAACAACCACCTGGCGGTTCAGGTGACCCGGGAGCGTGTGAGCGGCGTCACCTCCCGGGATCACCGTTACAACCACAACACGTCCGGCGTGGGGTGGGCTTACCTCCGGCAAACACGCACGGCACTGCCGCGAGCGGGATGTCAATAGCGGGGAGGGAGGGACCGACCGAACGATGTCCGGAGTGGGGGACGGAACATCATATCAAGTGGAGACTTGTGAGAGGTTCagagtagtctccaagcagacttaacggttgcaaagaccgtatccaactggcagaaggagtttttttttcaacggtgcctgacaacttctctggctgactggagcttctctggctagcttgtacgattttggcaccgtggagatctgcttggagattagttcagAGGGTATTGTTAtggaattgtaaaaaaatgtggCTTTAATTCCACGTTTTAGGCACCATGTTTTGATACACAGCCACGGTCCTATACGTTAAAACGTACAATACTTTTAAAAGAGCCTAGTGTATTGTCTAAACGCACctgttataccaaggaggtttggttaTACCAAACTCCTAATAGAAAGAATAAGatagatcaaggacattatatagcccTTGGTTAGATGTGAAATGTATGTTATGGTATTATAAATCAGGCTACTTCTATGTTgctatttgtttttttaactgtAATAACTCGATTTTCTTTACAAAATTAGAGCAACATGAGAGAAAAACTCAGAAACTTCTTATCCTTCGCCAAAGACATTAGTGGTCGATCCCCTCACCACTTGAGAACGGGAACCGGTAGCAAGTCGGGGGGTGCCAGGTAACTAACTCGCAAGAAAAACGTTACCTACAAAGGAAGTCGTTTAGTCCATAGACCGGATGTTCTTTTGAACTTGTTTGTTTCCGTTGGGACATGCGATTCTGACCACTTATCGGGGGACAATAATCACAATGGCGGCTTCGGCTTGTAGACAAAGTGGAGTCGACAAAGAACGGTAGAAATCTCCCACGGTAAAATCTTACCTCACGTCTGGAGGCTAGTGTGGAAGGCTGTGGGAAGATTTCAGAGTTTGAGGGGAAAGATAATAAGTAAACATTGCCCATGCCTTTGTCTCTTGTCAACCTGTTGAGACGACCGCGTTTCAGGCGCtatagtactctccaagcagaggtttggctccggctggttGTTGGCGTGTGTTTTGGcctttttgttgggctttctcgccaagcttggcgacataaagaaaatgggacaaacgaaaAGCCCTAAACTAGCACGTCAAAAAcgagccggagccgaacctctgcttggagagtagcgctCTTGCTGTGCGCTATGGTTATCTCGTTTTTGTAAGAACAGCCCGAAACTGGCTAAAGCCGTAAAGGACCATATCTAGTTTGTCAACTTCTACTACAAGTATGGCGTGGTGTTTGAGATAGCTATAACAGAGAAAAACTTGATTAAGAATGAAGGCAGTGCtgcaagcagatgtcggggttTACATGGTCTTGTGAATCTTGATTGTCGACTGCGTTTTGTAAATATTCTCAAGAGAtgcgagcaaaaaaaaaaagaagaaaaaaaacgtttatATCAATTATTGCCTAGCTCCCTAACATTGACAGGATGTGGAGGGACCATTAAGACTTTCTTGGGCCAGATACTTCCACTTTTGTAttttactagcctctaccaggctccagaggtggctggaaagagtagaaattggccaaacagacagaaaaacatgcaaggggagttagtctgctataggggtacagtttgccgctctaggatggcatattagaccctctctccgtagccttagcatactattcactatATTCgggcaatttctactattttgccagccATTCGCGAAGCCTGGTATAGGCTAGTTTCATTGGGCCAGAGACAGATACATGACCATACATGTTTTGTTACTGAGAGGTACATGGACGTGACATGAGAGACACCTAGCGGTAAATTACCATAACACAGGCAAACAACTCACTTCCGGGAAAGGAAAAGTTCGCTTTTCTTGATAAGTGTTGTTTAGTTTGCAAAGTGAATATTTTCTCTGAATTTTACCAGCAATAGCAAtagaaaaagcaacagaaaagATCGACGGTCTGGTCCTCAGACATTGGAGAAACTTAACAAACGGAAATTTGCGACCTGGAAGCGTACATGCACCTGTCGAGACTacgaataataataataatctataataataataatctttattgcatgtttatTCCCcggggggataaatgcacatgGGGCCACAGGGGCCATACATAGGGTAATTGAGAGAATATGATAATAAAGCTTTGTATGATTACAGCCAAAACTGAACCCCAAGCGTTCATTCACGGTACTGAAGCGCCGACTAGCGATTTGTGCTAAAACAGCAGCCTTGGAACTGCTAAAAGTTTCAAGGTTGCAGTATCGTCACGGATCACTAGCCGGCACTTCAGTACCGCGATTAAACGCTTGAGGGGACTCAACAGTTGACGTCAAATGAAAACAGGGTTTTAAACCGATGAAAATCCTTTCTTGGTtagatttttttgtgtgaaatctgggcagtttAGGAGTGGCTGTCGTAGGAGACACTATAGAAATATAGACTATATGATCGTCTATCTGCTGTTTGGACCTAGAACGACAAATCCTAGGGTTCTGGTTAGGAGGGTTTATTCGGAGAGATTGCGCCCGATTTTTTGTGCCTGGTATTCCGTAATGGTCGAGTCAAATTTTAGAAGATTTTGTACCTAAATTATaggtgtcgaccaatcagataGCGGAACTtttttctaagttcaaaaaatgTTTAGCATGCTATTAGGTACCATCTGTAGAAACCCATGGACTGTTTTACTGCTTGTGGCTTGAGGTGTCACTGTGACATAAACTAACGCTGCATCGCCGAATGTCCCCCTTCTTATgaactttattttcaatgttacaaACTATTCAACAATATGAATAAAATGTAATTTTACACTTGGCTCCTCTCGCTATACTGTTCACTTCATCCGAATTAGTGATACCAGGGCCACAGCTCGTAAATtttatatatggatgacatctgctccCATATtgccttttgttttcttttattacttgttaaaaaaagaaactgtcgtctgcagaggatgtcatctataaattTTACTTGCCGTGGCCTGAAATGATATCAAACCTTAACAGTAACATAGCaatttgataaaggttagaataAAGCTTTGGATGATAGCAGCCATGGCCAGAAATGAACCCCAAGCGTTCATTCACGGTACTGAAGCGCCGACTGGGGATTCGTGCTAAAACAGCAGCCTTGGAACTGTCCAAAGTTTCAAGGTTGTAGTACGGTCACCAGTCGGCACTTCAGTACTATGGTTAAATGCTTGAGGGGGACAGCAGTTGACGCAAATTAAAAACAAGGTTTTAAACCATTGAGAATCCTTTCATGGTGGGATTATTTGTAAAATATGGGAAGTATTGAGGTTTGTGTGTGGTCGGAGACACTATATGAGATAGTGAAATGGTCGTCTATCTGCTGTTTGGAGCTTGAAGGACCAATCCACAGACTCTGGTTAACCGGTTAGGGGGTTTATTTGCAGAGAAGATTGCGccccattttcattttttgcgCCTTACCTCACGCAATGGTCGAGTCAAATTTCAGAGCATTTTGTACCTAAATCATACGTGTCGGCCAATCAGGTAGCGCAACTTTTTTtctaagtttaaaaaaatgttttaccaTGCTATCAGGTACCATATATAGGACACATTGACTGCATGTTTTTACTGCTAGTGGCTTGAGGTGTCACTGTGACATTAGCTAACACTGTGTCTCCGGATGTCCCTCTTGTTAGGtactttattttcaatgttacaaACTATTCAACAATATGAA
Proteins encoded in this region:
- the LOC136443303 gene encoding transcription factor HES-1-like — its product is MPAEKVVDKAREARMESRKSSKPIMEKRRRARINESLTELKTLILEALNKDSSRHSKLEKADILEMTVKHLRNLQRQQMAAAVSTDPSLLGKYRSGFSECMTEVSRVMGSMDGVDTQVKQRLINHLATHQPATNVMTSGVYAGVHPSAFPHVQPVQVQVPASASVPMQRVQLSPAQGAYPQAIQTTMYGGIPVVPGHFVGGEPVAVLLPSGQTIVQANGQQQQVVPVQYTNTAVVSAAQPQGLSSLSQTMMPSHPVPTQAATVPTKAAVSPAPIPEEKMWRPW